The Pseudomonas cucumis sequence TTTTCCAACTGACGGTATTCTGCGAGTTTGGACATATTGATTCCCTTGTTCTGAGAGGCTGTACGTGTTTATTAGGATGGTAGCGCTGTTAACAAGTTCAGCACTATTTTCGGCGATTTAGTTGGCTTTCAATATGCGCCATTTCCGCTTTAATCGCATTGATGGTCAGTGTTTGTATCTGACTGGTTTTGCCCGGACGCGCGTCGATGGTTTTCAGCAAGGCATTCAGGTGGGCCTTCCGAATTTTGAGCGTGTCAGACCAGCTCGCGCTGTTCTGTGGCTGCTTGTTCATTTCGTTCATCCTTGCGTTGTTTTAGATTGCTCACATCTACAGGCTGTTGCGGTATGGACAGACTTTTGAGCTGGACTAAGTCGCGTGCGGTGTATTGGCGCGAGCGGTCGGAAAGTTCGTGCCACGTCCACTTCCCGAAGTTTTCGCCTTCCTCTGGAACGGCCAGCTTCATCAGTCCCACCTGATCAAGACCCAGCAGGCTGTAATTTGCCCACAGCTTTCCACCCACCTCGAACAACGCTTTTGCGGCCTCGTTCCATTGCTCCTCCAGTACCGTCTGCGAGAGCCAGAGGGCGGTGCGTTCTATCCCTTTATGCTTTTCCTGTGCTTCAGCGATGTATTTGTCTACGGTGACCAGCTCCTGTTCCAGAGCAGTCATCATCAGTGTTTGCCGACGGTTATGTTCGGCGGCCGCTGTAAGATTCTTCGCGGCCTTTTGCGCATCGGCGTTGGCGGTCTCCTCGCCTTCGGTGTCGCCCCATGCGACGGCCTGCGCGTACGCAGTGGCGGCGTCCGTTTCGGCCTGACGGGCTTTGGCCATGTCCTCAACCGCCTGTTGTTGGATCTGTGCCAGGCGGGTGCTGAGGCTCTGGCGCTTTTCGTTTAGCTCCTGCTCGTCAGCGGTCCAGTTATCCATCGCCTCGATGTAACCCGCCATCAGGGAGTCGCAATTGGCGAGGTTTTCACGGCGACTGATCTTCCGATCTAGAAGATCGGCATTGTTGTTGCGCGAATCGAAATTCCGTTTCAGCTCGTTGTATTTGTCCCACAGTTCGCGTTTCCGATCCGGTTCGATGGGTTCTTCACTTTCCAGCAAGGCCTCGAGGGGCAGTAGTTCGGCGTGCAGTCGCTCTGCCTCGCTTAGCAGTTGGTCGCGACGGTCTTTCAGCTCTTGGATCTCGTTCATCTGTTTTATCTCTGTTCAATTCGATTGGAGTGGGTTGAGTGGCTGGCGAGGCCGGGATTAAGCCGGCGCAACCTCGATTAGCAGAGATGCCCTCAGGCAGCCCGAGCCTCGCTCTCATCCATTCCTGGAATCGTTTTCACGACGTAGCAGCGTTGCGTGCCTAGGCCGGGCAACCGGATCAAACTCGACGCCTTGCCATCACCTCCCGGCTCCAGAACGCCGCGCTGTAGCAGCTCTTTGTTCACGGCGTTGATGTTCATGCCCCGGAAGATCTCCGAGCGCCATAACTCGGGCAGCACGTAGTAGGTGTTGGTGGTGTGAAGGGCGTCGCCCAGTCCGTGCTCGAGCGTCTTGCGA is a genomic window containing:
- a CDS encoding chromosome segregation protein SMC, with amino-acid sequence MNEIQELKDRRDQLLSEAERLHAELLPLEALLESEEPIEPDRKRELWDKYNELKRNFDSRNNNADLLDRKISRRENLANCDSLMAGYIEAMDNWTADEQELNEKRQSLSTRLAQIQQQAVEDMAKARQAETDAATAYAQAVAWGDTEGEETANADAQKAAKNLTAAAEHNRRQTLMMTALEQELVTVDKYIAEAQEKHKGIERTALWLSQTVLEEQWNEAAKALFEVGGKLWANYSLLGLDQVGLMKLAVPEEGENFGKWTWHELSDRSRQYTARDLVQLKSLSIPQQPVDVSNLKQRKDERNEQAATEQRELV